The following nucleotide sequence is from Schistosoma mansoni strain Puerto Rico chromosome 4, complete genome.
gaatCCATGCTTTTTTCTGTCTCTAGagtttatttagtttttttttcagaaaGTAATTCTTCATAAAAATACCTTGATGCCTTTTATGTAAGAAGCCTTTTATTTGTATTGGCTGTGATTTTTTTTGTATTCTGTATTTAAGTGAATTTTAGGATTAATTGCAGTCGACTATTGTGTAAATATTTATCCTTCATTTTGATTCGTTTTACAATTATCTTAAtaagggggttttctgtggagattttaagtaatttttatatatacttgaaatcatgagtcagttgaagctagaccaccgtagaaaatccggaagcgctggacggccgtttcgtcctattgtgggactcctcagcagtgcgcatccacaatcccgcctcgcgctTGATATACAATCATGTCAGTTTTTCAACGatattaacaaaaaaataattacatTTTTTAAGAAAGATTTCTTACAGCTAACCTTGTCTTTAAACCATCggaatgaataataatagtgataataataataatgtgacttATTTGAAGATGATTCTTGTGTAGTAAAAATCTTTAACGTATCAAAACAAAATACCACATATTATGCACACGAACTGTCAAGACTATATGATCAGTGTGGGTCGGGTCCCGATATACTTGCACCGCGAGTCTTCCTTTGTTGGTCCTGGTGATTGATATATCTGTGAATGATATTTTGTTGTTTGATTCGGTTTTCAATGTGAACTAATATGGTTAAAAATGTTGTTCATCATATTGCAAGTCTTCTCCATTTAATCTCTTTTGATGATAATGAAGGTATCGTATAAATAGCGTGTTCAAATCTTCGGTTTGGTCATTGAGAAGACTAAAGTTTACAGTCTCTGGATACTATTTATTTCACAAATTCAGATAGTAATGATCTCACTGGGGTTATTTTCGTGTGCGTGTATATTTAGCCGTTAAACTGGAAATCTTGTGTTAGAAACAATTAGATGAGATCAATTAAACTATGATTTCATGTGATTTTAAACTATCACGAGTTTAAGTAGGATAACAAAATTAACTTACTACTCATATGGAGTTCAGTAAAAATTCGAAAGAGTAACTTCACAAAATTTAGGTTATTAATAGAAGACATTAGACACGAAATCACATTTGTAAAAAAACTTCAACTATCGCAATTAAATGATTCCAGTATTTCTCCTGGTAATCTGGATAACTATTTTCATAAAGAAGCTTTGGTCAAATCGCTGAGCAAAGATTTTGGAAtctaaaggtcctgggttcaatgTCTGGTTGTGTTATGAGTAAGTACTTCTGATCATTTTCAGCATCAACTAATTTCGTTGTCTAGTATTGCTTGGGTTTAGATGATCCATCAATGCATTCTAGAATATAATTTTAAGCCTCATGATTATCTTCCTTAACTTTATTTCAGTTATATAAGATGGCACTTGTTAACAATCTTTAGTTGTGTGCCACATTACCGAATCTTGTGAGTGGTGTAAAATGTGTATGTACCATTAGCTATATATGTTTAGTCTATGCTACAAAGTAGAAGAATTGTCAGTCATCTAAACGACAAATTAGTTGAGCATTTCTATGCAATACTCACATTTTTTGAGTTTTCAACAAAGGAGATGCTGTAAATTAATTGATACCGATATTCTTAAAATATGGAGAAGTAATTGTATTGGAGCTCGGAAACAGAAAAACTTCAGGAAACCAATTCTAGCAAGTTATTGAGGTTGTAAAATAATGTTCAGTCACTATCACATGTGCAGGAGGATTGCTATAGTACAACAATTATCCATTAGCACGTATATAGGATTTTTAagacttttttttataaaatataaatcataaATTGTCCACGAGTATGGAATAAATATACTCATTCAAAAAAAGAAAGTCAAATATGTTCATCGAAAAGTAATGAAACATGCAATAAAAGTGAGTAAGAAGCGATAAAAGTGATAATTATGGTTCACTTCACCAtctaaaaataaatttgaatcGACTGTTACATATAATTATATTACTATCATGACTAAAACTATTTAGGTATTTCATTGAGAAGTATATAACTATCAGAATTCCattctgttatatcgattgcctgaGTGCCCAGTTAATATTTGACGTGACGATGCCGCTAATTAAAGAGAGGAGTAAATTATcgtcagagcaatgatacataaaagccgtatgagcagtcttgagtacttatcagtcctgctttctgcctagctcagccagttaagtccagaacaccaataacagcctctgcagcatgaatcattattctcaaacatattgggtttatataccaaacaaactgaccacatcataccataaaatagaaaataacatttgtacaagatttggtcaaatgtggctgtgaatagggggaacagtaattaatggactggggataactcgagaatggtaaatcgtataataatagtctatagatcaaaataaagcttataacaaGTGGGACACCaatatggatactttagttacttgACAATTAAAGaaaaggaaatatacatatattggttcataaatagttctcaaagttaccattcataaatctccacgggatataacacatacATTATTCTGTTTTCTCTCAAAATCAATCTTAATGCTAGTGAATACTGAAGTTTTTAAGTAAAATTATGCAATGAACATACTTGTGTAAATAAAACTGATACACTTCTCATGTTATCTATACttacttaataaaataaataagagaaCTTTCACGTAGAATAAATAGAATAtagctaacagtgaaatccagaattCCCATATCATCTTCATCGAATAGAATATACTTTCATCCTATATATGATATTCACTTCAGGCTCCTGAACTCAATTCTATATAAACCCTAACACTATAACTTTTGATTCAGACAACCTGTATAAGATGTAAGTAATGTCAACTAAAACGAATCAAAATTTagtcaaaatatcaataacaaaataatccaaacaagaaaaaaattaaattaaaatatgagaacagattttttgttgttgttgttgttgttgaaaataTTCGTTATAATAATTTGAATGGAATATTTTCACCAATAAACTGATGACATAATATATCTGGAAAAATAATCGTATCTatgtatatactttttttctttttctaaaaaaaacgtAAAACATCATCTATAATGATCATGAAAATCATAAAATCATTTGtagattattttgtttatttattttattattatcatttgagaaagggttttgtggagattttagtaattttatagagttgagatcatgagtcaattgaagctagaccactatggaaaacctggaagcactggacgaccgtttcgtcctattgtgggactcttcagcagtgcaacTCCACAACCCCCTTGTTACAATGATCTTATGCTCACTAGtcactggctccatgaggtaattcctggagttctagtgagaagcagtaatccatggagttcaaccaggtctgttgcgagatatcaactcactgatgacattggtgaatggttgctcaatttcgtggattggttggagttagacattaacaccgttggatgccggccatctcaatggtctatcgattaagtgctctggcgcgagactggtaggtcctgggttcgaatctcgcgaggcgggatcgtggatgcgcattgctgaggagtcccacaataggacgaaacggccgtccagtgcttccaggttttccatggtggtctagcttcaattggctcatgatctcaactctatattaTCGTTTGAATTAATTTACGTACTAAGtcatatgaatgaataaaataaaatagatttgAAAAAGTTAACTATGAATATcacttcttttattattatttggcaccggaaataaccttaaagaacaccgttcataaatcatcaggctatccttttaagaaaaaattgaaagttcactgatgatgcattggattgccgtgatacatgtcataaataaactacttaacaatcactgaactagcaaacttaaaacaatcttatatcacatgtttgttctctacatttaatgttgctatttatatcaaattgatcatgcctgtaaactggtatgaattctgtaattattattttcagaatatatatagttgaaatcatgagtccattgaagtgaggcgggatcgtggatgcgcactgctgaggagtcccataatagaacgaaacggtcgtccagtgcttccaggtttaccacgatggtctagcttcaattgactcatgatttcaactatatattaaaaaattactaaaatctccacaaatcccccttctgatattattattttgtttcaataataaatgaggattttttaatttattcctaaattgaatatttttattgagttttttcattcattcaattgatATGGTACTTGATGCattctactattattattattatcattgttattattatttttacgaTCATAATTACTACTGATAGTCTACTAATTCAAAATGACATATATtctatatatatgttatattcAAGTTAATAAACCATTTGATAATCATTTCTtatctaaaatttatttttatgatgCCTATAAATCTTACATTTAACTAATTATAAGTGAGATTTTTATGATAATTTATGTCAATCTCATGATAGATAGTTAAGTGTGAAAAAAGgtgattattatatatatatgcatggaTGAATGCTTTTAATtagattagaaaaaaataagttAGGGATAGTCTAATCGTAAAAGTAGCAGACAAACGGCTagaagaaataataatgatgatattaatgTATCGTATCAGATATATTTACAGCCAAACAGTCAGTTTACTACTGAACAATCTCTAATGATAGACTGTTCGTAACTGGGTTTTGGTATGAATCATGTACATGTAATATATCAatcatatttcaaataaatttagaagTACACTATACATAATTGTTTGATTCAAGAAATTCATTGCTAACTAATTTAAAAGTTGTAATGTTAAGGTGCATGTAATAACTACCTTCAAAAGAAATCTTAATAATTGTTATTTATGCCTAGTTATAAACAGTTTTGCATGATAACCTgttcagtgtcaaaatatacaaaaaCATTTATCTGTCAAATATAAGTTCAAAGAACAACATAGTTTATATATTCACTAAACCTGCATAAGTTATTTGCAAAGTTATGCTTTTTTAAAAAGCATTTAAATTTTATATTGATATTAAGTGATTAGAGGCAATCGACAGAAAGCCATTGATGTCAATTTCATACTAGTTCGGAATTGTTAGCAAAGCATATCCACAATATTTCACAAACTTATCCCTCCTCTCCTCATCGAATTCAAACTCTCAGAATTCATTGTTACGGCATATATCATagacagttttttttaaaaacatgaaCAATTGATCACAATATCATCTATAAGATATTATAGTTTATAATTAAACTAAGAGGTGTATGACaatgaaatatgttttaaatatcCTGATGAGAAGTTCGTTTCTTATAGTTTAGTGAAGTTCGCCTTtcctaaaaataaacaaatatccgAATTCAGTCAATACAAAGTGAGTGTATGTGATTAAAAATGTGGAATTGTGAACTACCTGACTCCAATGTTTAGTTCATGTGAGTTGAATGTCCTACTTTTGATCACTTGCAGGGTCATGAGTGCTCAACACATAAAATTCTCGAACCAGAACAATACACCTCTTTGGtgtttcctagttttcaatggaTGAATGATAGGAATTATATTCAAGTTATTGTGTATATTTGAAAGATGTTAGAAGAAATGGGAAATAAAAAAACCGGGTAGTTGTGTTTTAGTAAAACATTGATTCTAACAGGTAGTTTTCATCAATCGATAACTGAATCATCTGAATTATGGAGAGGACGCTCCTACTTGTGTTTTGATTTAACTGTTTGATTGACTATTATACAAGATTCTAGCAATATTGCTAACCcacttatatttaaaatattcaccATTGCTCACTGATGACCATTTTTTTgctaaaatattcatttaatacgtcatataatttttaatattattgtgTGTTTGCTTTACATAGGTATTTACACTTCAAGGTCAATTTATCTTTCGTTTTGGAGAGTATGGATATCACCCTGGTCAGTTAATGCGACCAGTCGACGTAGCAGAAACAATCAATGGAAATTATCTAGTTTCAGATTATGATTTACACTGTGTGACAGTATACAATACAAGTGGACACTATATGTCTAGGTTTGGCCAACGTTACCTCTCTGGTCCTAAGGGTATGGTTGTAGATAGTCGTGGACGTATTCTGGTAGTTGATCAAAAATCTTGTATGATTTGTATTTTTAAGCCGACTGGAAAGTTTATCAATCGCTTCGGTGCACGTGGTCTAGCTGATAATCATTTTGGCAATCCAATATTTATAGCTGTCAATTCACGAGATGAAATATTTGTCTCAGATCATGTACATCATTCTATTAAAGTATTTGATGTAAatggattatttttatataaatttgGAGTGAACGGAATTGATCCGGGCATGTTACATGCTCCAACAGGTATTGGATTTGATCGATTTGACCGTATTTTTATCAGTGACTGGGGGAACAATCGAGTACAGGTTagtatgataataaatgaaattcattcatatcTTCTGACTTTATCTGGACATTATAATAATTGTATGTAAAAAGAAAACGCCAGTTGATAGCTTTTACAATAATTATTGATAAAGTTAACTTTATGTAAGGCCTTGATATTAAAGTTTTGAGTTAGATTCTAAAATATAAACGTTTGTTTACCTATAAATTTCCaactataaataaaatatataggtGTTATAAAACTGTGAATTTGATTAGTTTACAGTTGTTATTAATTCAGTTAAAAGACTATAAACTTTTAGGCAACAAGAGATAGTCTTCTGTCTAACTTACAGGGTATAAATTTGTTACAATCTGAAGACAAAAGTGTCGTCGTATATTGTTTTTTACTGGCCTAATATCGTACTGAAATacgtttagttatttatttcttaactttacatagttaagatcatgagtcaattaaatctagaccaccgtagaaaacatgcaagcaccggacggccgttttgtcctattgtgggaatctcttcagcagtgcgcattaacgatcccacctcacgagattcgaacccaggacctaccagtctcgagccagagcacttaaccgatagaccactgagatggccggcatccaacggtgttaatgtctaacttcaaccaatccacgaaattgtccaaccaacttccattgtactgaggtagatactgtctctacctgacatggattagctccactggtcacgaattctcactagaactccaggaattacctcatggggccagccactagtgagcatatgatcatcatcacaagggggttttgtggagattttagtaattttatatagttaagatcattagccaattgaagctagatcaccgtgaaaaacctggaagcactggacggtcgtttcgtcctattgtgggactcatcatctataataatcatgaaaatcataaaatcatttgtagattatttttttcatttattctattattatcatttgaattaatttaagtactatatcaaatgaatgaataaaataaaatagatttgTAAAAGTCAACTCTCAATTTcacttcttttattattattttttatatagttgaaatcatgagtccattgaagcgaggcagaatcgtggatgcgcactgctgaggtgtcccacaataggacgaaacggccgtccagtgcttccaggtttaccacgatggtctagcttcaattgactcatgatcttaaccatattaaattactaaaatctccacaaaaccttccCTTGTGATATTTCTTAACTGTTTACTCAATGTTTCAGATAATGAAGTTGAATAAAGAGACTAAAGTGTTTTCGTATCTACTGGGTATAATTATTTGAAAGTCAAATGTTATTTGTGTAAAGAAATTCTAATACATTTTGAATCTTAAGCAATGTACAACCTCACATTTATGCAATGTTTCAAAATTATGCTGGAAAGATAATAAACGTAAACTACATCTGTATGCAATGAACTGCTATTAGGTTTTCTCTTAGAAAAGAAGGTTGAAAAACGGTGTCTTTGATACCTAATTGTTAGTCATTTGACATCTGGATAGTATCAGTTACTGTatataaaatatgaatgaaggaagcaaataataataagtcttCTTGTataaaaatacttttatatATTCACCATTGATTTTCATACCTTGGCGACAAAAATCGGTGATTATATGCTGATTTAGAAAGTGTCATAATAAATTCTACTTCAGACAAGTGAAAAATGTAATCATAATATCacatttaattttttcttaaaggcgcttttttttaaaaatatggatacatttttaacaaaataatcGATTAAAACAGTCTAATGTAAAGATAGTAATTGCTTCCagattaaatgaatatttaattgtAGACAAGTGAAACTAGATGTTcagattttaaatatttagcCATTTAATACAGTAAAATAATGAACCTAGATACAATTCTATAAAATGTTCCGATTGTGAAACATTTCCTGTTTATGATAAAATCTTAACTTGAGATTAGACTTGTATAAGGATGATACTTAATACAGATAAAGAGGTAGATGATGATTTACTTTACTAAGTTTGGCTAATTTATATGCATTTATTAAAGGTTATGTATCTTAACTcgaaattattaataatgtttCGCCACAGTTGATAAGCATATTTATGCGGTAGCGATAGTTCTTAGGTGAGATTAAAAGCAACCAGCATGTCATGCGTTATTATCCATAAGGCAAAAGAAGTTGATAAAAATACTATAAAGTTCCTATCATACGAAATTGTACGATACTCcaaaatagtaaataaattctATACATTTAGTAAcaaacatactacttacaaaaaTTTATTGGTTTGTATTAATGGTTAAAGTAATATGTGTTTTCAGGTATTTGATCAAACTGGAAACTATCTGCGTATGATTGACAGCAAACTGGAGACATTAAGTGGTCCTCAAGGTTTGGCGCTGCATCAAGTATCCAATAAACTTCTTGTTGTAGATCCAGGCAATTACTGTTTCAAGGTGTTCAATGCCAATTCAACAAAAGAACAAGGTCGACTATCATCATATTAGTCAGTCGGAATTAGTGGTTTGATGGTCACAAATTTTTTAAGAAACCATTGAGAATTCAATAATGCCTTTCTTATGACTACAAAACTAAGCTTCCTTAATTCTACCCTTCTCTCTTATGTACAAAAGATGACCTAATGGAGCAAGTTTTCTTTGTATAGGATACTTTTTATGGATTTCCTCTTGGAGATTACAAGATTTTCAACATAATATTCTCTATCACAGAATTTAATGAAGTTTACTTCAA
It contains:
- a CDS encoding putative dock-9; this translates as MRPVDVAETINGNYLVSDYDLHCVTVYNTSGHYMSRFGQRYLSGPKGMVVDSRGRILVVDQKSCMICIFKPTGKFINRFGARGLADNHFGNPIFIAVNSRDEIFVSDHVHHSIKVFDVNGLFLYKFGVNGIDPGMLHAPTGIGFDRFDRIFISDWGNNRVQQCTTSHLCNVSKLCWKDNKRKLHLYAMNCY